The proteins below come from a single Gossypium raimondii isolate GPD5lz chromosome 2, ASM2569854v1, whole genome shotgun sequence genomic window:
- the LOC105787884 gene encoding uncharacterized protein LOC105787884 isoform X2 codes for MSKKRKSDATRLDEEKLFEWILRQQEEGLKVMTTDIVAYLQNELEYGAEDFPMSPRQPFQQQQHPRPATHQNNLGSPFSSNPISAGTIAQGVRSADYQAKNSVFSNALSSPVRQSLQHYHSVPGANNISSSTNEPRNNETYHTNLQNRETDSPSTNDCMDMHADDSPHQDFPF; via the exons ATGTCGAAGAAGAGGAAATCCGATGCTACGCGCCTGGACGAG GAGAAACTTTTTGAGTGGATTTTGAGGCAGCAAGAAGAAGGATTGAAAGTGATGACAACTGATATTGTTGCTTATTTGCAG AATGAGCTTGAATATGGAGCAGAGGATTTCCCAATGTCCCCCAGACAGCCATTTCAGCAGCAGCAGCACCCTCGGCCTGCAACACACCAGAACAACTTAGgttctcctttttcttctaatCCAATTTCAGCAGGCACAATTGCGCAAGGAGTTCGTTCTGCGGATTACCAGGCAAAGAACTCCGTATTTTCAAATGCACTCTCCAGCCCTGTTCGTCAGAGCCTTCAGCACTACCACTCAGTCCCGGGTGCAAATAACATCAGCTCCTCTACCAATGAACCTCGAAATAATGAAACATACCACACTAACCTACAAAACAGAGAAACTGATTCCCCAAGCACTAACGATTGCATGGACATGCATGCTGATGATAGTCCACACCAAGATTTTCCTTTCTGA
- the LOC105787884 gene encoding uncharacterized protein LOC105787884 isoform X1, translating to MSKKRKSDATRLDEVSRSMYTAFCSAANSLSQLYSHSMNHQSLSFQAGERYALEKLFEWILRQQEEGLKVMTTDIVAYLQNELEYGAEDFPMSPRQPFQQQQHPRPATHQNNLGSPFSSNPISAGTIAQGVRSADYQAKNSVFSNALSSPVRQSLQHYHSVPGANNISSSTNEPRNNETYHTNLQNRETDSPSTNDCMDMHADDSPHQDFPF from the exons ATGTCGAAGAAGAGGAAATCCGATGCTACGCGCCTGGACGAGGTGAGTCGGAGCATGTACACTGCCTTCTGCAGCGCCGCTAATTCTCTTTCTCAGCTTTATTCCCACTCCATGAACCACCAGAGCCTCTCTTTCCAGGCTGGCGAACGTTACGCCTTG GAGAAACTTTTTGAGTGGATTTTGAGGCAGCAAGAAGAAGGATTGAAAGTGATGACAACTGATATTGTTGCTTATTTGCAG AATGAGCTTGAATATGGAGCAGAGGATTTCCCAATGTCCCCCAGACAGCCATTTCAGCAGCAGCAGCACCCTCGGCCTGCAACACACCAGAACAACTTAGgttctcctttttcttctaatCCAATTTCAGCAGGCACAATTGCGCAAGGAGTTCGTTCTGCGGATTACCAGGCAAAGAACTCCGTATTTTCAAATGCACTCTCCAGCCCTGTTCGTCAGAGCCTTCAGCACTACCACTCAGTCCCGGGTGCAAATAACATCAGCTCCTCTACCAATGAACCTCGAAATAATGAAACATACCACACTAACCTACAAAACAGAGAAACTGATTCCCCAAGCACTAACGATTGCATGGACATGCATGCTGATGATAGTCCACACCAAGATTTTCCTTTCTGA
- the LOC105787885 gene encoding uncharacterized protein LOC105787885: protein MTKKRKSDASRLDEVDRTMYTSFCSAANSLSQLYTQAMNHQRLSFQAGERHALEKLYQWILRQQEEGSRATTVDIVAYLQNELEYGGDEPPMSPRLPLQHPHSQAPMQSNNLGAPVLSNPLSSVNVGQGVRPGDNQVKNSVFSNALSSPVRRSLQPYHLAQGSYNSNNILSSVNGQRNNESNYCHQQNREANSPSSNDCMDMHADD, encoded by the exons atGACGAAGAAGAGAAAATCCGACGCCTCGCGCCTTGACGAGGTTGATCGGACCATGTACACCAGTTTTTGCAGCGCTGCAAACTCCCTCTCCCAGCTTTACACCCAGGCTATGAACCACCAACGCCTTTCTTTTCAGGCCGGTGAACGTCACGCGCTG GAGAAACTCTATCAATGGATTCTGAGGCAGCAAGAAGAAGGGTCAAGGGCTACAACTGTTGATATAGTTGCTTATTTGCAG AATGAGCTTGAATATGGAGGAGATGAGCCACCGATGTCCCCTAGGCTGCCGCTGCAACACCCACATTCCCAGGCTCCAATGCAGTCGAACAATTTAGGTGCCCCTGTTCTGTCCAATCCATTGTCATCGGTAAATGTTGGGCAGGGAGTTCGGCCTGGTGATAACCAAGTTAAGAACTCTGTTTTCTCGAACGCCCTCTCAAGCCCAGTTCGCCGGAGCCTTCAGCCCTACCACTTGGCGCAGGGCAGCTACAATTCAAACAACATTTTATCTTCAGTAAATGGACAAAGGAATAACGAGAGCAACTATTGTCACCAACAAAATAGGGAAGCCAATTCCCCCAGCTCTAATGACTGTATGGACATGCATGCCGATGATTAG